The window CTCCGGAGCCATCGGAATACCTGTTTTGGAATTTAAAGGTGGGGTAACCGTCTTCCCAGGTTTTATAGTCGTTCATCTCGTAATTATGACCTTCGGTCCAGAAAAGGGCACGACTGTCTTCGGTGGAGGCAAGGTCGTCAAATAAGCCATATAATGCTTTGGTGCAGCGATGGCCGAACCATCCTTCAGAGTTTCCAAAGTCGTTTATAGGCATGGTGGTGTCTCCATTACTTCCGTTGATGAGGTAAGTGGCATTTCCATACGACTGAACACTGCTTCTGTCTCCTATCAGTGGGAAAATGATCTCTGCAGACTTGAAGTTGTCACCCTGAAAGATTGCCTGGTAGTTTTGATCCAGGCTAAAAGGGGACTGATCGATAACTTTTTCGCTGTAGGCCAACGCCTGGTCGTATAGCTGGTAGGTTCCTCCCGAATATACGGTTGCATTCAAATAAATTTTAGCCAAAAGGATTTGAACGGCAGCTTTATTGGCTCTACCGTACTCATTCGTGGCAGGAATAATATCTTCTATGTCCAGCAATTCACTTTCTACATAATCAAAGATGGCTGTTCTGCTTTCCTTGGCTTTCAGCACACCTGTTACGCCATCGGCTTCTGTTACCAATACCACTCCGCCAAATAGATCCATCAGATAATAATAGGTGAGGGCTCTTAGAAACCGTGCTTCTGCCACCATCAATTCTGAATTTTCAATGTCGGCTTTTTGTATATCAAGGATAAAGTTGTTTATCTGGGCAATGTTAAAGTAGCTACGGTTGTACATATAACCGAAGAATTTGTTTGTCGCTTCCCAGTTAGAAGCTGTGGTCAGCGGATCTAAACCACTGTCGCCCCATCTG of the Zhouia spongiae genome contains:
- a CDS encoding RagB/SusD family nutrient uptake outer membrane protein, giving the protein MFKKILLLITLISVTFSCTKDLDTEPRVEQSLENLLESDPDAAKGILARLYGGLVLHGTGVPGSDDQQADIAGDDPGETVFFRSMWNMQELTTDIVKNRWGDSGLDPLTTASNWEATNKFFGYMYNRSYFNIAQINNFILDIQKADIENSELMVAEARFLRALTYYYLMDLFGGVVLVTEADGVTGVLKAKESRTAIFDYVESELLDIEDIIPATNEYGRANKAAVQILLAKIYLNATVYSGGTYQLYDQALAYSEKVIDQSPFSLDQNYQAIFQGDNFKSAEIIFPLIGDRSSVQSYGNATYLINGSNGDTTMPINDFGNSEGWFGHRCTKALYGLFDDLASTEDSRALFWTEGHNYEMNDYKTWEDGYPTFKFQNRYSDGSGGVTVFSDTDIPLFRLADAYLMYAEAHLRGGGGSAEKALTLINALRERAYGNMNGNINADNLDLDFIIDERARELYYEGHRRQDLIRFNKFTGNAYTWPWKGGIKDGTTIPDHYNLFPFPLEALQANPLLEQNDLYPSN